TTTCCCGTCTCTCCGCCGGTCCGGATGCGTCGATATGCCACGCATGAAATCAATCGTAAAACGGCTGTGCGAGGCCTTCCCCGGTCCGATTGAGTCGATCAAATTAGCCGGAGTGAACGCCTACATCGATTCCCGCCGCAAACAGAAAGCGGCAAATGGGACAATCAGAAAAGAGGTTGGGGTCCTGCGGCGCATTCTATCGTTGGCTGAGGCTCATGATATCGTCAGAAATAACGCATGCGATCACGCAGAACTACCACCAGAGGTCAGGCGACAGCGAGTGGCATCGGACGAAGAACTCGCGATCCTGTTGGACCGGGCGAGCACAGACATGGGGCGAATGATTACACTGGCTATCACCATAGGATTACGTCAGGGGAAGCTCCTCGAAATCGAGACGTCATGGCTCCGGCGTGTCCGGGATGGACAGCGCTGGCTGCACCCTGAGGCCGGGAGTTCGGTAAAAAAGGGGACGCCAGAAAAAACCCCACTGAACAACCTTGCCTGGCGAGCAATCACGTCAGGGGTGCAGGTTGTTCATGGCCGTATCT
This genomic window from Nitrospira sp. contains:
- a CDS encoding tyrosine-type recombinase/integrase, whose product is MALAISMANTIVANIAAGKQDDVRGSSPTLRSVADEHYFPSLRRSGCVDMPRMKSIVKRLCEAFPGPIESIKLAGVNAYIDSRRKQKAANGTIRKEVGVLRRILSLAEAHDIVRNNACDHAELPPEVRRQRVASDEELAILLDRASTDMGRMITLAITIGLRQGKLLEIETSWLRRVRDGQRWLHPEAGSSVKKGTPEKTPLNNLAWRAITSGVQVVHGRIFRRWATERSFKRAWERLLARCRKDHPGLFKNLRFHDLRHTFTTILKGLEVSYEVRQALLGHSMKGSTGGYSHGSPGFDRQLVEAVTLLNSYLVSALNNAGASAQNAVND